tcattaaaaagaaataacaaacTAATCATTACCGATTTACTGCTACAGATTTCTTTAGCCTCCTCCACAACCCTTGCAGCAATCTTCTTGAAATCTGAGTCCACATGAGGCAAAACCTCGACAGCTCCTGCgataaattaaaactaaaaaccaGTTACTTGATCACCAAGAAAGaaagacaaaacaaacaaattaaaatcgCAAACTAAAATCGAACAAAGGACAACAAAATctattacttaatttttaaaacatgcaAAGCAAGGACAAATGCCAAAGGATTAATTAGTTAGATTTATAATTACTTTACCAGGTCCAGCGAGGCCAATAACAGCTGAAGGGGAAGGTCTGGCGTGAACGATGACGAGTTTGAAAGGAGGATTTACAGTCGAATTTGCGAAGAAATGATCGAGCGTCCATTGAAGCGCGTACGTGCTCTGCTCGCTATCGTCGATCCCTACCACCATCGTTTGTGTCTCCGCCGTCGCCATTGAGACGATGTCTactcaacttttttttttttcctttttagctGTGTGTTATTCAGAAAGTTGCAGAGTTTGTTCGATTTCTAATCTATATATAAGCGAATAAATCTAAGAGACAGCGAAATGATCATACTTTTTAT
This window of the Citrus sinensis cultivar Valencia sweet orange chromosome 8, DVS_A1.0, whole genome shotgun sequence genome carries:
- the LOC102621316 gene encoding universal stress protein PHOS34; amino-acid sequence: MATAETQTMVVGIDDSEQSTYALQWTLDHFFANSTVNPPFKLVIVHARPSPSAVIGLAGPGAVEVLPHVDSDFKKIAARVVEEAKEICSSKSVHDFVVEVVEGDARNILCEAVEKHHASILVVGSHGYGAIKRAVLGSVSDYCAHHAHCTVMIVKRPKTKH